Genomic DNA from Fundulus heteroclitus isolate FHET01 unplaced genomic scaffold, MU-UCD_Fhet_4.1 scaffold_49, whole genome shotgun sequence:
tgaaaatgttttaatagttTTGAACATTAAGCTGTAAGAGATTTATCTCTCCTATTTGTAATCCTAGGAACATGAAGACCATCAACAGACTAGTGAAGGCCTTACTGCACCATCTTCTAAGACCAAATCTTATATGAAGATACATCAACCGAGCCACAATGGTGAGAGACCATACTGCTGTGACCAGTGTGGCGCATCTTTTAGAAAGCAAacttatttaaaagaacatcaagggatccacactggagagagGCCATACAGCTGTGATCATTGTGGAGcatcttttaaaagaaagaatcaTTTAAATGAGCATCGATGGATGCACACTGGAGAGAGACCACACCGCTGTGACCAATGTGGCGCAACTTTTAAagctaaatattatttaaaagtacATCAAaggatccacactggagagagACCATACCGATGTGACCACTGTGGCGACGCGTTTAgaaagaaatgttatttaaatgcaCATCAACGTATCCACACTGAAGAGAGACTATACAGCTGTGATCAGTGTAGAGCAACTTTTAAATCGAAATCCTATTTGAAGAGGCATCAACggatccacactggagagagACCACACAGTTGTGATCAGTGTACTGCAAAGTTTCAAACTAAGTCTAGTTTAAAGGTGCATCAACGAATTCATACTGGAGAGAGACCATATAGCTGTCTCCAGTGTGGAgcaaattttaaaactaaacctGAGTTACAGAAGCATCAAAGGATCCATACTGGAGAGAGACCATACAGCTGTGACCAGTGTAGTG
This window encodes:
- the LOC118560803 gene encoding zinc finger protein 835-like produces the protein MKEENLEMKMEEQEENQEIKIEIEVKEENHGMNVEVKQENMELKVEEHQEQEPDLHPLNTTNRTDPAASSGSSDLQEHEDHQQTSEGLTAPSSKTKSYMKIHQPSHNGERPYCCDQCGASFRKQTYLKEHQGIHTGERPYSCDHCGASFKRKNHLNEHRWMHTGERPHRCDQCGATFKAKYYLKVHQRIHTGERPYRCDHCGDAFRKKCYLNAHQRIHTEERLYSCDQCRATFKSKSYLKRHQRIHTGERPHSCDQCTAKFQTKSSLKVHQRIHTGERPYSCLQCGANFKTKPELQKHQRIHTGERPYSCDQCSATFKTQYHVKVHQRIHTGERPYCCDQCGVTFKTKSDLKRHLRIHTGERPYSCDQCGKTFSAKYTLDSHRRLHTGEQPYWCELCGKLFRIKSGLRSHQQTHCN